A genome region from Neptunomonas japonica JAMM 1380 includes the following:
- a CDS encoding OmpH family outer membrane protein: MKLLKIIAVSVSIAFAPVVFADKLAVLGVQEALLKSNAAASFKKSLQNELKGDESRLLELEKQAKMMREKIQKNSSSMSDNELKQARLQFQKVFQEYQRNGQELQQKRAEREQGFIKDMKPKLDDIIRKIIKDNKYDVILAKQATVYYGKGFDITPTVVKLLNK, from the coding sequence ATGAAGTTATTAAAGATTATTGCTGTATCTGTTTCAATTGCATTTGCTCCTGTTGTATTTGCCGATAAGTTAGCTGTTCTAGGCGTTCAAGAAGCTTTACTGAAATCTAACGCCGCAGCTTCTTTTAAGAAAAGTTTACAAAACGAGCTTAAGGGTGATGAAAGCCGTTTGTTGGAACTCGAAAAACAAGCCAAAATGATGCGTGAAAAAATTCAGAAAAACAGCTCTTCAATGAGTGACAATGAGTTGAAACAGGCAAGACTGCAGTTTCAGAAAGTCTTCCAAGAGTATCAGCGCAATGGACAAGAGCTACAGCAGAAGCGCGCTGAGCGTGAGCAAGGCTTTATTAAAGATATGAAGCCAAAGCTTGATGACATTATTCGTAAAATCATTAAAGACAACAAGTATGACGTTATTCTTGCAAAACAGGCCACTGTATATTATGGCAAAGGGTTTGATATAACGCCTACTGTTGTGAAGCTTCTTAACAAGTAA
- the lpxD gene encoding UDP-3-O-(3-hydroxymyristoyl)glucosamine N-acyltransferase: MARTLPSFLLSEIASLVKGRLVGDSELVINSLHTLESAKPGQLSFLANAKYVTSLSLTKASAVLVAENNLVNVPCAAVVVDDPYLAFAQLSKFFDWRVKASFGIASSAHISTSAQVHEQASIAPGVVLGDETIVEAGVYIGPNAVVGNRCIVAKDARIEAGAILYDDVHIGQRSLIHSGAVLGADGFGFAPTKSAWVKIFQLGGVRVGQDVEIGAGTTVDRGALDHTYIKDGVKLDNQIQVAHNVVIGEQTAIAGCTAIAGSTKIGRRCTIAGLSGIVGHLTIADNTHVTAMSLISKSVSQPGQVLSSGTGQELHRSWKKNVIRFKKLDSMAKRITALENKVDNFSSEG; encoded by the coding sequence ATGGCACGTACTTTACCTAGTTTTTTACTGTCTGAGATAGCCTCTCTTGTTAAGGGGAGGTTAGTCGGTGATAGTGAGTTGGTTATTAATTCACTACACACTTTAGAATCTGCTAAGCCTGGCCAATTGAGTTTTTTGGCTAATGCTAAGTATGTGACTAGCCTAAGTCTAACTAAGGCTAGTGCTGTGTTAGTAGCCGAAAATAATCTTGTAAACGTACCCTGTGCAGCCGTTGTCGTTGATGATCCCTATTTAGCTTTTGCACAGTTAAGTAAGTTCTTTGATTGGCGAGTTAAAGCAAGCTTTGGTATTGCGTCTTCGGCTCATATTAGCACTTCTGCTCAAGTTCATGAGCAAGCAAGCATTGCTCCAGGGGTGGTTCTGGGGGACGAAACGATAGTCGAAGCGGGTGTTTATATTGGCCCAAATGCAGTTGTTGGCAATCGTTGTATAGTGGCTAAAGATGCTCGTATAGAAGCGGGTGCTATATTATATGACGATGTGCACATTGGGCAGAGAAGCTTGATTCACTCTGGCGCAGTGCTAGGGGCAGACGGGTTCGGATTTGCTCCTACAAAAAGTGCTTGGGTAAAAATTTTTCAGTTAGGTGGCGTGCGTGTTGGACAGGATGTTGAGATTGGTGCTGGTACAACTGTTGATCGTGGCGCATTAGATCACACTTACATAAAAGACGGTGTGAAGCTCGATAACCAAATTCAAGTTGCTCATAATGTTGTCATAGGTGAACAAACTGCGATAGCAGGCTGTACGGCGATAGCGGGAAGCACTAAAATTGGGCGCCGCTGTACTATTGCGGGACTGAGTGGAATAGTAGGGCATCTGACTATTGCTGATAATACCCATGTTACAGCTATGAGTTTAATTAGTAAGTCGGTAAGCCAGCCCGGACAGGTTTTATCTTCAGGTACGGGGCAAGAGTTGCACCGAAGCTGGAAGAAAAATGTCATACGCTTTAAAAAATTAGATAGTATGGCTAAACGTATTACAGCGTTAGAAAACAAAGTTGATAATTTCTCTAGTGAAGGTTAG
- the fabZ gene encoding 3-hydroxyacyl-ACP dehydratase FabZ translates to MDVNEIREYLPHRYPFLLVDRVLEITPGESIVALKNVTVNEPFFNGHFPEHPVMPGVLIVEAMAQAAGILGFKTMDKKPQDGSIYYFVGSDKLRFKRPVVPGDQLKLEASILSEKRGIWKFAVKATVDGDMVSSATILCADRKV, encoded by the coding sequence ATGGATGTTAATGAAATTAGGGAATACCTCCCTCATCGCTACCCCTTTTTATTGGTTGATCGGGTTCTTGAAATCACACCTGGAGAGTCCATCGTAGCCCTTAAAAACGTGACGGTGAATGAACCATTTTTCAATGGTCATTTCCCAGAACATCCTGTTATGCCGGGTGTGTTGATTGTTGAAGCAATGGCGCAGGCTGCTGGTATCCTTGGTTTTAAAACCATGGATAAAAAACCTCAGGACGGGTCTATCTACTATTTTGTTGGATCCGATAAATTACGCTTCAAACGCCCCGTTGTTCCGGGTGATCAGCTTAAGCTTGAAGCAAGCATCCTTTCAGAAAAGAGAGGAATCTGGAAGTTTGCGGTGAAAGCAACGGTTGATGGTGATATGGTTAGTTCAGCTACAATTCTATGTGCTGATCGAAAGGTGTAA
- the lpxA gene encoding acyl-ACP--UDP-N-acetylglucosamine O-acyltransferase, whose amino-acid sequence MIDPRAIIDPGAKLADNVSVGPWSYVGPDVEIGEGTTIASHVVVKGATKIGANNQIFQFSSIGEDCQDKKYAGEKTYLEVGESNVFREGCTIHRGTVQDQALTKIGNHNLFMAYAHVAHDCVVGDHVILANNAAIAGHVHVGNNTILGGFTAVHQFCHIGSHVMCGAGTVVLKDIPDYVMATGNPAKPHGINAEGLKRRGYSSEVVRKIKQAYKVIYRQKLTSEQALEHLREMAVNTAEILPLIHSLQASSRGVIR is encoded by the coding sequence GTGATTGATCCACGAGCCATTATTGACCCTGGAGCTAAGCTGGCAGATAACGTCAGCGTTGGTCCTTGGTCTTATGTTGGCCCTGATGTAGAAATTGGGGAAGGTACGACTATTGCTTCGCATGTTGTGGTTAAAGGTGCGACTAAGATAGGTGCTAATAACCAGATCTTTCAGTTTTCGTCTATTGGTGAAGACTGCCAGGATAAAAAGTATGCTGGTGAGAAAACGTATCTTGAAGTGGGGGAGTCCAATGTGTTTCGCGAAGGTTGTACTATTCATCGAGGAACCGTGCAGGATCAAGCACTGACAAAAATTGGTAACCATAATTTGTTTATGGCTTATGCACATGTAGCGCATGATTGTGTTGTTGGTGATCACGTGATTCTTGCAAATAATGCAGCAATTGCGGGGCATGTTCACGTGGGCAATAATACGATCTTAGGCGGGTTTACTGCCGTTCATCAATTTTGCCATATCGGTTCTCATGTAATGTGCGGTGCCGGCACGGTGGTCCTTAAAGATATTCCTGATTATGTGATGGCTACTGGAAATCCAGCAAAACCACATGGCATAAATGCGGAAGGGTTGAAGCGTAGGGGCTACAGTTCAGAAGTAGTGCGGAAGATAAAACAAGCCTATAAGGTTATTTATCGCCAAAAACTGACCTCTGAGCAAGCACTAGAGCACCTCAGGGAGATGGCTGTAAATACTGCGGAAATACTTCCTCTTATTCATTCTCTACAAGCCTCATCTCGAGGAGTTATTCGCTAG
- the rnhB gene encoding ribonuclease HII, producing the protein MQSIALDFSHYGKVAGVDEVGRGPLVGNVVAAAVILDPNYKIHGLADSKKLTEKKRDALYIEIVENALAWHVAYASPDEIDQINILHASMLAMQRAVEGLNIPPDYVVIDGNRCPQLLYPCEAVVKGDSKVEAISAASILAKVVRDKEMYELHELHPEYGFNKHKGYPTAAHMSALKMYGPLPEYRKSFRPVAQLLEASAK; encoded by the coding sequence ATGCAATCAATAGCTCTTGATTTCTCCCATTATGGAAAGGTAGCGGGTGTCGATGAAGTGGGTCGTGGTCCCTTAGTTGGTAATGTTGTTGCCGCGGCTGTTATTTTAGATCCTAATTATAAAATTCATGGATTGGCTGACTCAAAAAAACTAACAGAAAAGAAGCGTGACGCTTTATATATAGAAATAGTTGAAAACGCATTGGCTTGGCATGTCGCTTATGCGTCGCCTGATGAGATTGATCAAATAAATATCCTCCACGCGAGTATGCTCGCTATGCAGCGAGCAGTTGAGGGTTTGAATATTCCACCTGACTATGTGGTGATAGATGGCAATCGATGCCCACAACTTTTATACCCTTGTGAGGCGGTTGTCAAAGGAGACTCTAAAGTCGAAGCGATAAGTGCTGCTTCTATTCTGGCAAAAGTGGTGCGCGATAAAGAGATGTATGAACTACATGAGCTACATCCAGAGTACGGTTTTAATAAGCATAAAGGTTACCCGACCGCCGCACATATGAGTGCCTTAAAAATGTATGGTCCTCTTCCTGAGTATAGGAAATCGTTTCGTCCAGTTGCACAGCTTCTAGAAGCCTCAGCTAAATAA
- the dnaE gene encoding DNA polymerase III subunit alpha yields the protein MSSTSFIHLRVHTEFSLIDGLVRVKGLVAAAKEAGMPAVAMTDQVNLFALVKFFKASSGAGIKPICGADILVLNENDHEAEPYRVTLLVQNALGYRHLMELISRAYAEGQRFILDKALVKKSWLIEKSEGLIALSGAREGEVGRAMISGNGMAEAILDEWMQMFPNRFYLEVQRTGRPREDIIVSESVRLGLAKQCPLVATNEVMFLKESDFDAHEARVCINQSRTLEDPRRTRNYSAQQYFRTAEEMVELFSDIPSAIENTVEIAKRCNIELDLGTYYLPKYPVPEGMMMDEFFCKVSEDGLEQRLEVLLDKNDPEYEVKRKAYDDRLTFELEIITQMGFPGYFLIVMDFIQWAKDNDIPVGPGRGSGAGSLVAYAQKITDLDPLEYDLLFERFLNPERVSMPDFDIDFCMDNRDQVIDYVARTYGRDAVSQIITFGTMAAKAVVRDVARVQGKPFGLADKLSKLIPFEVGITLNKAMEQEPALSDFVSGSEEAQEIMEMAYKLEGVTRNVGKHAGGVVIAPTKLTDFSATYCDEEGHGLVTQFDKNDVEEAGLVKFDFLGLRTLTIIDWAMKTINGIRAKEDKEPLDISLIPLEDKTVFDLLQSANTTAVFQLESSGMKDLVRRLLPSRFEDIVALVALFRPGPLQSGMVDDFINRKHGRAEMAWPHADYQLDSLQPVLEPTYGIILYQEQVMQIAQVMAGYSLGGADMLRRAMGKKKPEEMAKQREGFLVGCEENNIDRDLAGNIFDLVEKFAGYGFNKSHSAAYALVSYQTAWLKTHYPAPFMAAVMSADMQNTEKVVIFIEDCRAMGLPPELPDVCSGEYMFTVNEEGKIVYGLGAIKGVGEGPIESIIKARNDGAGEFKDFFDFCKRVGAKKLNKRVLEALVRSGALDKLGADRAVLWAAISDGLRTAGQNERNQSAGIFDMFGEVEAEQPRDPYEDYKGVRTWSDKERLKGERDTLGLYLTGHPIDEYDKELSRFVSKKIVDLQPARGRQQKIAGLIVDQRVKKTKRGDSLCFLTLDDRSARIDITLYGEIYEQTRDWAVKDTIVIMEGEVNQDDYSGGLKVRCNKLSSISQARTQYASLFKVKSAHKMLSGRYLKQFENILQTYSSAEGLPVAVEYQRDDAAGAVRLGDNWRVDPSDELILALKEHFGDESIMLEY from the coding sequence ATGTCTTCAACCTCATTTATACACTTGCGTGTACATACCGAATTTTCACTAATTGATGGGTTAGTGCGTGTTAAAGGCTTAGTTGCGGCGGCAAAAGAGGCAGGTATGCCCGCAGTAGCGATGACGGACCAGGTTAATTTATTTGCCTTGGTAAAGTTTTTTAAGGCGTCATCGGGCGCTGGAATTAAGCCCATATGTGGGGCTGACATACTGGTACTTAATGAAAATGACCATGAGGCTGAACCTTATCGCGTTACTTTGTTGGTACAAAATGCACTAGGTTATCGACATTTGATGGAGTTAATTTCTAGAGCTTATGCCGAAGGGCAGCGTTTTATTTTAGATAAAGCTCTGGTTAAAAAGTCGTGGCTAATAGAAAAATCAGAAGGGCTTATAGCATTATCCGGTGCACGTGAAGGCGAAGTTGGACGAGCCATGATTTCTGGTAATGGAATGGCTGAGGCTATTCTAGATGAATGGATGCAAATGTTTCCTAACCGTTTCTATTTAGAGGTTCAAAGAACAGGACGCCCAAGAGAGGATATCATTGTTTCTGAGAGCGTTCGTTTGGGCTTAGCTAAACAGTGCCCACTAGTTGCGACGAATGAAGTTATGTTCCTCAAAGAATCAGATTTTGACGCGCACGAAGCACGAGTATGTATTAACCAAAGTCGCACGTTAGAAGACCCTAGGCGGACCCGTAATTACTCAGCACAACAGTATTTTCGTACTGCGGAAGAGATGGTTGAGCTTTTCTCCGACATTCCAAGTGCAATAGAAAATACTGTTGAGATAGCTAAACGTTGCAATATTGAACTAGATTTAGGCACCTATTATCTCCCCAAGTACCCTGTTCCTGAAGGGATGATGATGGATGAGTTTTTCTGTAAGGTCTCAGAAGACGGTCTTGAACAGCGCTTGGAAGTTCTGTTAGATAAAAATGATCCCGAGTATGAAGTAAAGCGCAAAGCATATGACGATCGCCTGACTTTTGAGTTAGAAATCATTACTCAAATGGGTTTTCCCGGTTACTTTTTGATCGTTATGGACTTCATACAATGGGCGAAAGATAATGATATTCCAGTCGGGCCGGGCCGTGGTTCTGGTGCCGGTTCATTAGTTGCCTATGCACAAAAAATTACTGATTTAGACCCATTAGAATACGACCTTCTGTTTGAACGATTTCTTAACCCAGAACGTGTTTCAATGCCCGATTTTGATATCGATTTCTGCATGGATAATCGTGATCAGGTTATTGATTATGTGGCACGAACTTATGGGCGTGATGCAGTTTCACAGATTATTACCTTTGGTACGATGGCTGCCAAAGCTGTGGTTCGAGATGTGGCGCGTGTGCAGGGTAAGCCATTTGGTTTAGCTGATAAGCTGTCTAAGTTGATTCCTTTTGAAGTAGGAATAACGCTGAATAAAGCAATGGAGCAGGAGCCTGCTTTGAGCGATTTTGTCTCAGGCAGTGAAGAAGCTCAAGAAATTATGGAGATGGCTTACAAGCTGGAGGGGGTGACCAGAAACGTTGGTAAGCATGCGGGCGGTGTGGTTATCGCCCCAACGAAGCTCACTGATTTTTCAGCAACCTATTGTGATGAAGAAGGTCATGGATTAGTTACACAGTTCGATAAAAATGATGTTGAAGAAGCGGGCCTCGTTAAGTTTGACTTCCTAGGTTTGCGCACACTTACCATCATTGATTGGGCGATGAAAACAATTAATGGTATTCGTGCTAAAGAGGATAAAGAGCCTCTCGATATTTCATTAATACCTTTGGAAGATAAAACGGTTTTTGACCTACTGCAGTCAGCAAACACAACGGCTGTGTTTCAGCTAGAGTCTAGTGGTATGAAAGACTTGGTTCGACGTCTCTTACCTTCTCGTTTTGAAGATATTGTCGCTCTGGTAGCCTTGTTCCGTCCCGGACCTTTGCAGTCAGGCATGGTAGATGACTTTATCAATCGTAAGCATGGGCGAGCTGAAATGGCTTGGCCGCACGCTGATTATCAGTTAGATAGCTTGCAGCCAGTGCTAGAACCTACCTATGGAATTATTCTTTACCAAGAGCAGGTAATGCAAATTGCTCAGGTTATGGCAGGCTACTCGCTCGGTGGTGCCGATATGCTACGTCGTGCTATGGGTAAGAAAAAACCGGAAGAGATGGCGAAGCAGCGTGAAGGCTTTTTGGTTGGGTGCGAAGAAAACAATATAGATCGAGACCTTGCCGGAAATATTTTTGATCTGGTTGAAAAATTTGCTGGCTATGGTTTTAACAAATCACATTCAGCCGCTTATGCTTTAGTTTCTTACCAGACCGCTTGGCTAAAAACGCACTACCCAGCTCCTTTTATGGCCGCAGTAATGTCTGCCGATATGCAGAATACTGAAAAAGTCGTTATCTTTATTGAAGATTGCCGAGCAATGGGGTTGCCGCCTGAATTACCAGATGTGTGCTCTGGCGAGTATATGTTTACGGTGAATGAGGAGGGTAAAATTGTTTATGGGCTTGGGGCCATTAAGGGTGTTGGAGAAGGCCCCATAGAGTCTATTATTAAAGCGCGCAATGATGGCGCTGGTGAATTTAAAGATTTTTTTGATTTCTGTAAAAGAGTCGGTGCTAAGAAGCTTAACAAGCGTGTATTAGAAGCGCTTGTTAGGTCCGGCGCATTAGATAAATTGGGAGCCGATCGGGCTGTTCTTTGGGCTGCGATTAGTGATGGTTTACGTACAGCAGGCCAGAATGAGCGCAATCAAAGTGCTGGTATCTTTGATATGTTTGGAGAGGTGGAGGCTGAGCAGCCTCGTGATCCTTACGAAGATTATAAAGGGGTACGCACTTGGTCTGATAAAGAGCGGCTTAAAGGTGAAAGAGATACGCTTGGTTTATATCTAACTGGCCACCCTATTGATGAGTACGACAAGGAGCTTAGCCGCTTTGTCTCTAAAAAGATTGTAGATCTGCAACCGGCGCGCGGTAGGCAGCAAAAGATAGCGGGTTTAATTGTTGATCAGCGAGTGAAGAAAACTAAACGTGGTGATTCTCTTTGCTTTTTGACATTGGATGACCGCTCTGCACGTATCGATATTACACTTTACGGTGAAATATATGAGCAAACTCGTGATTGGGCGGTCAAGGACACGATTGTCATTATGGAGGGTGAGGTTAACCAAGATGATTATTCAGGCGGTCTCAAGGTTCGTTGTAATAAATTATCAAGCATTTCACAGGCAAGAACGCAGTATGCTTCGTTGTTTAAAGTAAAATCCGCCCACAAGATGCTCTCTGGTCGGTATTTAAAGCAGTTCGAGAATATTTTACAGACGTATAGTTCTGCGGAGGGTTTGCCGGTTGCCGTAGAATATCAAAGAGATGATGCCGCTGGAGCTGTTAGACTTGGAGATAACTGGAGAGTTGATCCTTCAGATGAGCTGATTTTGGCGTTGAAAGAGCATTTTGGTGACGAAAGCATCATGCTAGAGTACTGA
- the accA gene encoding acetyl-CoA carboxylase carboxyl transferase subunit alpha, producing the protein MNPNYLDFEQPIAELEAKIEELRLVGDGTEINITDELTKLLGKSRSLTESIFTNLSAWQISQLSRHPQRPYTLDYLSLMFDDFEEIHGDRHFSDDAAIVGGVARLDGRPVMVIGHQKGREVKEKVRRNFGMPRPEGYRKALRLMEMAERFQMPVLTFIDTPGAYPGIDAEERGQSEAIAYNLAKMSQLKTPIISTVVGEGGSGGALAIGVCDELMMLQYSTYSVISPEGCASILWKSAEKASDAAKAMGITSASLHELGLVDKVVPEPLGGAHRNPEALCVDLKQSLIDSLSNLEGLSVDELLERRYNRLMSYGLTSA; encoded by the coding sequence ATGAATCCGAATTATCTGGATTTTGAGCAGCCTATAGCAGAGCTCGAAGCCAAAATTGAAGAGTTAAGACTGGTTGGTGATGGCACAGAGATCAACATTACTGATGAGCTAACTAAGCTGTTAGGAAAAAGCCGCAGTTTAACGGAATCTATTTTTACAAATCTTTCCGCTTGGCAGATTTCTCAATTATCACGTCACCCTCAACGTCCGTATACGTTAGATTATTTGTCGCTGATGTTCGATGACTTTGAAGAGATTCATGGGGATCGCCATTTTTCCGATGATGCTGCTATTGTTGGCGGTGTAGCTCGATTAGATGGCCGTCCAGTGATGGTTATCGGTCATCAGAAAGGTCGTGAAGTCAAAGAAAAGGTGCGTCGTAACTTTGGTATGCCACGCCCTGAAGGATATCGTAAAGCGTTACGTCTGATGGAGATGGCTGAGCGTTTCCAGATGCCTGTATTAACTTTCATCGATACGCCAGGTGCTTATCCTGGTATTGATGCTGAAGAGCGCGGGCAGAGTGAAGCGATTGCTTACAACCTTGCTAAAATGTCGCAATTGAAAACGCCTATTATTTCAACGGTAGTTGGCGAAGGCGGTTCCGGTGGCGCATTAGCAATTGGCGTCTGTGATGAACTAATGATGCTGCAATACTCTACTTATTCAGTGATTTCGCCTGAAGGTTGTGCATCTATTCTGTGGAAGAGTGCAGAAAAAGCTTCCGATGCAGCTAAAGCCATGGGTATTACTTCTGCTAGCCTTCATGAGCTGGGTTTGGTTGATAAGGTGGTACCTGAGCCTCTTGGAGGTGCACACCGTAATCCTGAAGCATTGTGCGTAGATTTGAAGCAGTCATTGATCGACTCCTTGTCAAATCTAGAGGGCTTGTCTGTTGATGAGTTACTTGAACGTCGTTATAACCGTTTAATGTCCTACGGATTAACGTCTGCGTAA
- the tilS gene encoding tRNA lysidine(34) synthetase TilS — translation MSRLPLIADFLESINQYPAKRWVIALSGGLDSIVMLHLAASNLPSSMLHVLHINHHLQSSADEWSTFCKSQSEDLSLPFSQIDVFPENNGEAAARDARYLAFKDFLQDGDGLLLAHHADDQAETILFRLLRGSGLRGLAGIPTSRKLGANDIVRPLLSVSRADIESYAHMHQLDWVEDPTNQQDTYDRNFLRLNVLPVLKQRWPNVVERFSSTSRLLYQDRELLDKYLDEEIAGLMLSERVLNGLMLASLTVGKRKALIRRWIYTQQGEPLNEVQLLQLEQNFFQSGLDKNPELILKTGVLRRYRKDLYLCANLVSEKEPNVQSLSEGQHKRKAGILTVESEISGSSCLKTLDKLICVQRKDGMHCKPVGRGTKSLKKLFQEASIPPWQRENWPVCMIENEIVAIPGICVCEGWSVSPSELPGFSLRWEPF, via the coding sequence ATGAGTCGCCTACCATTGATTGCTGATTTCTTAGAGTCAATTAATCAATATCCTGCTAAGCGATGGGTTATTGCTTTAAGTGGTGGGCTCGATTCGATTGTGATGCTACATCTAGCAGCATCGAATCTTCCTTCTAGTATGCTTCACGTGCTTCATATTAATCATCATTTACAGAGTAGTGCGGATGAATGGTCCACTTTCTGTAAAAGCCAATCTGAAGACCTTTCCTTGCCATTTAGCCAAATTGACGTGTTCCCTGAGAACAATGGCGAAGCGGCAGCACGTGATGCACGCTATCTTGCCTTTAAAGATTTTTTGCAGGATGGTGATGGGCTGTTGTTGGCGCATCATGCTGATGACCAAGCAGAAACGATATTGTTTCGTTTATTAAGAGGTAGTGGCTTGCGTGGGCTTGCAGGCATTCCTACAAGCAGAAAGTTGGGTGCTAATGATATTGTACGTCCCTTACTGTCTGTATCACGCGCTGATATTGAGAGTTATGCGCATATGCATCAATTGGATTGGGTGGAAGACCCGACCAACCAACAAGATACCTATGATAGAAACTTTCTACGATTAAATGTTCTCCCTGTTTTGAAACAGCGCTGGCCAAATGTGGTGGAGCGATTTTCATCGACTAGCCGGCTGTTGTATCAGGACAGGGAGCTGCTTGATAAATATCTTGATGAAGAGATTGCAGGCTTGATGCTCAGTGAACGTGTCCTTAATGGCTTGATGCTTGCGTCTTTGACTGTAGGTAAGCGAAAGGCGCTGATTCGTCGGTGGATTTATACACAGCAAGGTGAGCCTTTAAATGAAGTTCAACTTTTACAGCTAGAGCAGAACTTTTTTCAATCGGGGTTGGATAAAAACCCAGAACTTATTTTAAAGACTGGGGTTCTACGCCGCTACCGTAAAGACTTATATCTATGCGCTAATCTTGTATCTGAGAAAGAGCCAAACGTTCAATCTTTGAGTGAAGGGCAGCACAAGAGAAAGGCGGGTATTCTTACGGTGGAAAGTGAGATTTCAGGTAGCAGTTGCTTGAAAACATTAGATAAGCTTATTTGTGTTCAAAGAAAGGATGGAATGCACTGTAAGCCTGTTGGTCGAGGCACCAAGTCGCTTAAAAAGCTTTTTCAAGAAGCTTCAATTCCTCCTTGGCAAAGAGAAAATTGGCCTGTTTGCATGATCGAAAATGAGATCGTTGCCATCCCGGGCATATGTGTCTGTGAAGGGTGGAGTGTTTCACCTTCTGAATTGCCAGGGTTCTCTCTAAGATGGGAGCCTTTCTGA
- a CDS encoding CTP synthase: MTRYIFVTGGVVSSLGKGIASASLAAILEARGLKVTMLKLDPYINVDPGTMSPFQHGEVFVTEDGAETDLDLGHYERFIRTTMNKRNNFTTGRVYQHVLNKERRGDYLGGTVQVIPHITDEIKRRVVEGAGDVDVALVEIGGTVGDIESQPFLEAVRQLKAEVGFSRAMFMHLTLVPYIATAGEIKTKPSQHSVKELRSIGIQPDILVCRSEKAIPDSARRKLSLFTNVEERAVISMPDAETIYDIPEMLCDQGLDDIVVERFNLDAPAADLGEWKAVADAHLHPEGEVKIAMVGKYMELLDAYKSLIEAISHAGIQLRKKVRIEYIDSERVEREGVEILKDAAAILVPGGFGERGVEGKISAVQYARENKVPYLGICLGMQVAVIEFARNVAKLDGATSTEFDKNAEHPVIGLITEWITEEGDVEVRNAEVDLGGTMRLGAQKCHLKEGSTAALSYGSTDIVERHRHRYEVNNNYVSALEDAGLSISGRSVDGELVEVVEVSDHPWFVACQFHPEFTSSPRDGHGLFTGFIEAAITEQARR, from the coding sequence ATGACGCGTTACATTTTCGTCACAGGTGGTGTCGTGTCCTCATTGGGCAAAGGCATCGCATCCGCTTCGCTTGCAGCTATTTTGGAAGCACGCGGCTTAAAAGTCACTATGTTGAAACTCGATCCATACATTAATGTCGATCCTGGTACGATGAGCCCTTTCCAGCATGGTGAAGTGTTCGTTACGGAAGATGGAGCTGAGACGGATCTTGATCTTGGGCATTATGAGCGCTTTATTCGTACCACTATGAATAAACGTAATAACTTTACGACGGGACGTGTTTATCAGCACGTACTGAATAAAGAACGCCGGGGAGACTACCTGGGGGGAACTGTTCAGGTAATCCCGCACATCACTGATGAGATAAAGCGCCGTGTTGTTGAGGGTGCAGGTGATGTAGATGTTGCGTTAGTAGAAATTGGCGGTACGGTTGGTGATATTGAATCACAGCCGTTCTTGGAAGCGGTGCGCCAGTTGAAAGCTGAAGTCGGTTTTTCTCGTGCTATGTTTATGCACCTGACATTGGTTCCATACATTGCTACAGCCGGTGAAATTAAAACAAAACCTTCTCAGCACTCTGTAAAAGAGTTGCGTTCAATTGGTATTCAGCCTGATATTTTAGTCTGTCGTTCTGAGAAAGCTATACCTGATTCAGCACGTCGTAAACTGTCACTCTTCACTAACGTTGAAGAGCGTGCTGTTATTTCTATGCCAGATGCGGAGACTATCTACGACATCCCTGAAATGCTTTGTGACCAAGGCCTGGATGATATTGTTGTTGAGCGTTTTAACTTGGATGCTCCCGCTGCAGATCTTGGTGAATGGAAAGCGGTTGCTGATGCTCATCTCCACCCTGAAGGCGAAGTTAAAATCGCTATGGTTGGTAAGTACATGGAATTACTGGATGCCTATAAGTCGCTTATAGAAGCGATTTCACATGCCGGTATTCAGTTACGCAAAAAAGTACGTATTGAATATATTGATTCTGAGCGCGTTGAGCGTGAAGGCGTAGAAATTTTAAAAGATGCGGCTGCTATTTTGGTGCCTGGCGGATTTGGCGAGCGTGGTGTAGAAGGTAAAATATCTGCAGTACAATATGCGCGCGAGAATAAAGTCCCTTATCTGGGTATCTGTCTTGGAATGCAAGTCGCTGTTATTGAGTTTGCACGTAATGTAGCCAAACTAGATGGTGCTACATCTACCGAGTTTGATAAAAATGCTGAGCATCCAGTGATCGGTTTAATTACTGAATGGATCACGGAAGAAGGTGATGTTGAAGTGCGTAACGCAGAAGTTGATTTAGGTGGGACAATGCGACTTGGTGCGCAAAAGTGTCATTTGAAAGAAGGCTCTACCGCCGCACTTTCTTACGGTAGTACTGACATTGTTGAGCGTCATCGTCATCGCTATGAAGTCAATAATAACTACGTGTCGGCTTTAGAAGATGCTGGGTTAAGCATCTCGGGCCGCTCTGTAGATGGTGAGCTGGTTGAGGTTGTTGAGGTGTCTGATCATCCTTGGTTTGTGGCATGCCAATTTCATCCAGAATTTACCTCTTCGCCACGTGATGGGCATGGGCTCTTTACTGGATTTATCGAAGCAGCAATAACTGAACAGGCACGCCGTTAA